A portion of the Clupea harengus chromosome 18, Ch_v2.0.2, whole genome shotgun sequence genome contains these proteins:
- the ripk3 gene encoding receptor-interacting serine/threonine-protein kinase 3 isoform X1 translates to MEGSTCQMPGLIGDASLESWEVIGSGGFGQIHRAKHVRWGWDVAVKVLHYSDGSGTSLLTEADMMRQGSNPYVLRILGVYQGCPPGTGPSTQLGLVMEFMERGSLAGLQEALCGPPPWPLAFRLAHQVALGMNFLHCMCPPLLHLDLKPSNVLLDSDLNVRLTDFGLAKLALTVSKRSREMDGETGGTISYMPPEAFNLSYKPTCASDVYSYGILLWSIFTGREPYPHALSTLVRFRIPLGDRPDLQPLVLEGVEGLAEIAELMEKCWMTDLAQRPSFEKCHPVTKGLFDLHRRGISEAVFNVQKKLDSDSGSAASLRNSHCETTMAFPPSPVHACMQGVVCGEKEPHQETGSTQISQVKHKPEDSVKRHPHKPITAVPQRHRASSWLTSSNHKSEHAVTPTPPPLHPSYQRQYSTPVSTQGHVNMKMVDLSYVQIGNNNHMHVNMAPKRQRHRNPTAPSRVNLPVSRADPYKPEGASGSQPHHK, encoded by the exons ATGGAAGGGTCGACTTGCCAGATGCCTGGTCTGATTGGAGATGCTAGCCTCGAGTCGTGGGAGGTGATTGGCAGTGGAGGGTTTGGACAGATCCATCGAGCCAAGCATGTGCGCTGGGGGTGGGATGTGGCCGTGAAGGTTCTCCATTACAGTGATGG GTCTGGCACCTCCCTCCTTACAGAAGCAGATATGATGCGTCAGGGCAGCAACCCCTACGTGCTGAGGATCCTGGGGGTGTACCAGGGCTGCCCCCCAGGCACAGGCCCCTCCACCCAGCTGGGCCTGGTCATGGAGTTCATGGAGCGGGGCTCCCTAGCCGGACTCCAAGAGGCCCTCTGCGGGCCCCCGCCCTGGCCGCTGGCCTTCCGGTTGGCCCACCAGGTGGCCCTGGGCATGAACTTCCTCCACTGCATGTGTCCACCACTGCTGCACCTGGACCTGAAGCCCAGCAACGTGCTGCTGGACAGCGACCTCAACGTCAGG CTCACAGATTTCGGCTTGGCCAAGCTTGCCCTCACTGTGTCCAAGAGAAGCAGGGAGATGGACGGTGAGACAGGAGGGACAATCAGCTACATGCCCCCCGAGGCCTTCAACCTGTCCTATAAGCCCACCTGTGCCTCGGATGTCTACAG CTATGGGATTCTCCTGTGGTCCATCTTCACAGGGAGGGAGCCTTACCCAC ATGCTCTGTCCACTCTGGTGCGGTTCCGGATCCCACTTGGGGACCGTCCCGATCTGCAGCCCCTGGTTCTGGAGGGTGTGGAGGGTCTGGCTGAGATCGCTGAGCTGATGGAAAAATGCTGGATGACAGACCTGGCCCAGAGACCTTCCTTTGAGA AATGCCACCCAGTGACAAAAGGTCTGTTTGACCTGCACAGACGGGGGATAAGTGAAGCAGTGTTTAACGTGCAGAAGAAACTG GATTCTGACTCTGGTTCTGCGGCATCTTTGAGGAATTCACACTGTGAGACGACAATGGctttccccccttctcctgTTCATG CATGTATGCAGGGAGTAGTATGCGGGGAGAAGGAACCTCACCAG GAAACTGGCAGTACCCAAATCTCCCAGGTCAAACACAAGCCTGAAG ATTCTGTCAAGAGGCATCCGCATAAGCCAATCACAGCTGTTCCTCAGCGTCATAGAGCTTCCTCCTGGTTGACCTCATCCAATCACAAATCAGAACACGCTGTCACTCCGACACCTCCGCCCCTTCACCCTTCCTATCAA CGCCAGTATTCTACACCTGTTTCTACCCAAGGACACG TCAACATGAAGATGGTAGACCTCTCTTATGTGCAGATTGGCAACAACAATCACATGCACGTCAACATGGCCCCCAAAAGGCAAAGGCACCGGAACCCCACAGCGCCCTCTAGAGTTAACCTGCCAGTATCACGGGCAGACCCCTACAAACCAGAGGGTGCCAGTGGGTCACAGCCACATCACAAGTAA
- the ripk3 gene encoding receptor-interacting serine/threonine-protein kinase 3 isoform X2 — MMRQGSNPYVLRILGVYQGCPPGTGPSTQLGLVMEFMERGSLAGLQEALCGPPPWPLAFRLAHQVALGMNFLHCMCPPLLHLDLKPSNVLLDSDLNVRLTDFGLAKLALTVSKRSREMDGETGGTISYMPPEAFNLSYKPTCASDVYSYGILLWSIFTGREPYPHALSTLVRFRIPLGDRPDLQPLVLEGVEGLAEIAELMEKCWMTDLAQRPSFEKCHPVTKGLFDLHRRGISEAVFNVQKKLDSDSGSAASLRNSHCETTMAFPPSPVHACMQGVVCGEKEPHQETGSTQISQVKHKPEDSVKRHPHKPITAVPQRHRASSWLTSSNHKSEHAVTPTPPPLHPSYQRQYSTPVSTQGHVNMKMVDLSYVQIGNNNHMHVNMAPKRQRHRNPTAPSRVNLPVSRADPYKPEGASGSQPHHK; from the exons ATGATGCGTCAGGGCAGCAACCCCTACGTGCTGAGGATCCTGGGGGTGTACCAGGGCTGCCCCCCAGGCACAGGCCCCTCCACCCAGCTGGGCCTGGTCATGGAGTTCATGGAGCGGGGCTCCCTAGCCGGACTCCAAGAGGCCCTCTGCGGGCCCCCGCCCTGGCCGCTGGCCTTCCGGTTGGCCCACCAGGTGGCCCTGGGCATGAACTTCCTCCACTGCATGTGTCCACCACTGCTGCACCTGGACCTGAAGCCCAGCAACGTGCTGCTGGACAGCGACCTCAACGTCAGG CTCACAGATTTCGGCTTGGCCAAGCTTGCCCTCACTGTGTCCAAGAGAAGCAGGGAGATGGACGGTGAGACAGGAGGGACAATCAGCTACATGCCCCCCGAGGCCTTCAACCTGTCCTATAAGCCCACCTGTGCCTCGGATGTCTACAG CTATGGGATTCTCCTGTGGTCCATCTTCACAGGGAGGGAGCCTTACCCAC ATGCTCTGTCCACTCTGGTGCGGTTCCGGATCCCACTTGGGGACCGTCCCGATCTGCAGCCCCTGGTTCTGGAGGGTGTGGAGGGTCTGGCTGAGATCGCTGAGCTGATGGAAAAATGCTGGATGACAGACCTGGCCCAGAGACCTTCCTTTGAGA AATGCCACCCAGTGACAAAAGGTCTGTTTGACCTGCACAGACGGGGGATAAGTGAAGCAGTGTTTAACGTGCAGAAGAAACTG GATTCTGACTCTGGTTCTGCGGCATCTTTGAGGAATTCACACTGTGAGACGACAATGGctttccccccttctcctgTTCATG CATGTATGCAGGGAGTAGTATGCGGGGAGAAGGAACCTCACCAG GAAACTGGCAGTACCCAAATCTCCCAGGTCAAACACAAGCCTGAAG ATTCTGTCAAGAGGCATCCGCATAAGCCAATCACAGCTGTTCCTCAGCGTCATAGAGCTTCCTCCTGGTTGACCTCATCCAATCACAAATCAGAACACGCTGTCACTCCGACACCTCCGCCCCTTCACCCTTCCTATCAA CGCCAGTATTCTACACCTGTTTCTACCCAAGGACACG TCAACATGAAGATGGTAGACCTCTCTTATGTGCAGATTGGCAACAACAATCACATGCACGTCAACATGGCCCCCAAAAGGCAAAGGCACCGGAACCCCACAGCGCCCTCTAGAGTTAACCTGCCAGTATCACGGGCAGACCCCTACAAACCAGAGGGTGCCAGTGGGTCACAGCCACATCACAAGTAA
- the khnyn gene encoding NEDD4-binding protein 1, which yields MAFASEESSGDRQWSESKPQVEDEFTCSAALREAVLALQPTVKRVFGVELGIAVEEGVGVHQTGLMWLQLKGRSKDVNAAKLFVKGVVNQEEQQEVPYPEVLHCVFCGACGLFMDCLIRNTSAHILVGSPGCVLISGLAEPVVRAYSLIVDLVERYESSQGRRMDPGARGAGESLDSRRAFKVLVESREDRHTLDLLVLPVTVKEVLLELVKDSRWSMTAETAAAQDVDNPEAGQSTAALDKPSHRIPEQPDTSQHISESTLLPASSNSTVEVVEHSHQRGTVFPSTTPGRELPDPFFRSFAVVEGAPRGQTEGADEREVGPQGAQGWSIPQEVGDEVSATVMAVPVGGQDDFSLLLKFFTAMGFKEDAVKRVLARTGPRDAFEILEMVQQEQDREEREEEESHQESFSRRSVDGAEGEPTFSRAERGEQNQSQTQAQGGSGNRSQGEELRSGEEEDFILGVMKKAAATCGYTDDQVRAGVSNLPEHSFHQLVLELQRQGEKEKDGKPVGTDTVDAATATATLRGQEIAKESLTGLARKEEEGETKRMRRRKEEEEKNASRAMKGRALVDKRDVEEDGDKWRKPLARQPSATPATTLDQNVLSPPVEHGAIERYLIDQAYQEPTQQASPKRRRPYISDQHDNLHERTPATGAASNSRTNNWNTSNHQNHHRGPDQMDRTGKGGSSSIRGPPRPSYPHEIFLPETNPHISATLPTPIARPPQKAGFPPMAAGATVTGQQRFLEGLRMPFELKLAGDTGDPNLRYIVIDGSNVAMSHGLGQFFSCRGIALAVQHFWDRGLRKISALVPQWRQKRDPKVKEQHYLTQLLDLGLLSFTPSREVMGKKINSYDDRIMLQLAQKTDGVIVTNDNMRDLFDESNAWKDIIKTRLLQYTFVGDHFMVPDDPLGRDGPHLNDFLRSQQRSSITSSHTFTGVSSSIPLPQQRSQSEVLQFHDRTPGSSRVASEFQSEHPDLQPQGPACQSQGWEQARQRRGRGRAEAEAQQQRSAEETSRLRESLNQVFTGQASAVALALQMHPTLTDVNLLSHFILEHQAAGE from the exons ATGGCTTTCGCCTCTGAGGAGAGCAGCGGAGACAGACAGTGGAGTGAGAGCAAGCCACAGGTCGAGGATGAGTTCACGTGTTCCGCAGCGCTGCGGGAAGCCGTACTGGCTCTCCAGCCCACGGTGAAGCGCGTTTTCGGGGTGGAGCTGGGCATCGCCgtggaggaaggggtgggggttCATCAGACTGGACTCATGTGGCTTCAGCTGAAAGGGAGGTCTAAAGACGTCAATGCAGCTAAG CTCTTTGTGAAGGGTGTGGTGAACCAGGAAGAGCAGCAGGAGGTCCCCTACCCAGAGGTCCtgcactgtgtgttctgtggagcTTGTGGGCTGTTCATGGATTGCCTGATCAGAAATACCTCGGCCCATATCTTG GTGGGTTCCCCAGGTTGTGTTCTCATTTCTGGCCTGGCAGAGCCTGTGGTCCGGGCCTACTCTCTCATTGTGGATCTGGTGGAGAGGTATGAGAGCAGCCAGGGTCGGCGCATGGACCCTGGGGCTCGAGGAGCAGGCGAGTCCCTGGATTCCCGTCGGGCCTTCAAGGTGCTGGTGGAGAGCAGGGAGGACCGACACACATTGGACCTGCTGGTGCTGCCAGTGACTGTGAAGGAGGTCCTCCTCGAACTGGTGAAGGACAGTCGTTGGAGTATGACTGCTGAGACTGCTGCAGCACAGGACGTTGACAACCCCGAGGCAGGGCAAAGCACCGCGGCCCTAGACAAGCCTTCTCACAGGATCCCAGAACAGCCTGACACAAGCCAGCACATTTCAGAAAGCACCCTGCTTCCCGCCAGCTCAAACTCAACCGTGGAGGTTGTTGAGCATTCCCACCAGCGCGGCACAGTTTTCCCTTCTACCACTCCAGGAAGGGAACTGCCTGATCCCTTCTTTCGGAGTTTTGCGGTTGTAGAGGGGGCCCCCCGAGGTCAAACAGAGGGCGCTGACGAGAGGGAAGTAGGACCCCAGGGAGCACAGGGATGGAGTATTCCACAGGAAGTCGGGGACGAGGTGTCTGCGACGGTGATGGCGGTCCCGGTCGGCGGCCAGGATGACTTCAGCCTCCTGCTGAAATTCTTCACTGCCATGGGCTTCAAGGAGGACGCCGTGAAGAGGGTGCTCGCCCGAACCGGGCCCCGGGACGCCTTCGAGATCCTGGAGATGGTCCAGCAAGAGCAGGAccgggaggaaagagaggaggaggagagccacCAGGAGAGCTTCAGCAGAAGGTCTGTTGACGGAGCTGAAGGGGAACCCACCTtcagcagggcagagagaggagagcagaaccAGAGCCAGACCCAGGCCCAGGGGGGCTCTGGGAATAGGAGCCAAGGGGAAGAGCTCAGgagtggggaggaagaggactTCATCCTGGGGGTGATGAAGAAGGCAGCAGCCACCTGTGGGTACACAGACGACCAGGTGCGGGCGGGAGTCAGCAACCTGCCCGAGCACAGCTTCCACCAGCTGGTCCTGGAACTGCAGAGGCAGGGCGAGAAGGAGAAGGACGGCAAGCCAGTGGGGACAGACACAGTGGacgctgccactgccactgccactctcAGAGGACAGGAAATAGCCAAAGAGTCTCTCACCGGTTTGGccagaaaggaggaggagggagaaacgaagaggatgagaaggaggaaggaggaggaagagaagaatgcTAGTAGAGCGATGAAGGGTAGAGCATTGGTTGATAAGAGAGAtgtggaggaggatggggacAAATGGAGGAAACCATTAGCAAGACAACCAAGTGCCACACCCGCGACCACATTGGATCAGAATGTACTCAGTCCTCCTGTGGAACATGGAGCGATTGAGAGGTACTTAATTGATCAAGCTTACCAGGAACCAACCCAACAGGCCTCCCCGAAAAGAAGGAGGCCTTATATTTCGGACCAGCATGACAATTTACATGAAAGGACTCCTGCGACTGGAGCTGCTAGTAACAGCAGAACAAACAACTGGAACACCTCCAACCATCAGAACCATCATCGAGGCCCAGATCAGATGGACCGAACTGGCAAAGGAGGTTCTTCTTCCATCAGAGGACCACCGCGACCTAGCTACCCTCATGAAATTTTCCTCCCTGAGACAAATCCACACATCTCAGCCACCCTGCCCACTCCCATCGCTAGACCACCACAGAAGGCAGGTTTCCCACCAATGGCCGCAGGGGCCACTGTCACAGGACAGCAGCGCTTCCTGGAGGGCTTGCGGATGCCCTTTGAACTCAAGCTGGCTGGCGACACGGGGGATCCCAATTTGCGATACATTGTTATCGACGGGAGCAACGTTGCTATGAG CCATGGACTCGGGCAGTTCTTTTCCTGTCGTGGCATCGCCCTGGCGGTTCAGCACTTTTGGGACAGAGGTCTCCGCAAGATCTCAGCACTAGTGCCCCAgtggagacagaagagagaccCCAAGGTCAAAG AACAACACTATCTGACTCAGCTACTGGACCTTGGCCTGTTGTCGTTCACACCCTCCAGGGAGGtcatggggaaaaaaataaactccTATGATGACAG gATCATGCTTCAGCTTGCCCAGAAGACAGACGGAGTGATTGTGACAAACGACAACATGAGAGACCTGTTTGATGAGTCGAATGCCTGGAAGGACATCATCAAAACAAG GTTGCTCCAGTACACGTTTGTCGGGGATCACTTTATGGTTCCAGACGACCCTTTGGGCCGAGACGGACCTCACCTCAACGATTTCCTTCGCTCACAGCAGAG aTCCTCCATCACCAGCAGTCACACGTTCACAGgcgtctcctcctccatccccctgccccagcaGCGCTCTCAATCAGAGGTACTGCAGTTCCACGACAGGACACCAGGGAGCAGCAGAGTAGCATCAGAGTTTCAGTCGGAACATCCAGACCTCCAGCCCCAGGGCCCAGCATGCCAGTCCCAAGGCTGGGAACAGGCGcggcagaggagggggaggggccgaGCTGAGGCGGAGGCCCAGCAGCAGAGAAGCGCGGAGGAGACGTCCAGGCTGAGGGAGAGCCTGAACCAGGTGTTCACAGGGCAGGCGAGTGCAGTGGCACTGGCCCTACAGATGCACCCGACCCTCACGGACGTGAACCTGCTATCCCACTTCATCCTGGAGCACCAGGCAGCTGGGGAGTAG